In the Saccharococcus thermophilus genome, TTCCATCTTGACACACCGGCATTATTAATCAAATAATGCAAGCATCCATATGTTTCAAACGTTACTTTCATGAGACGTTCAATTTCGTCAACTTTTCGAACATCCGTTGGAACGAAACGGGTTTCCCATCCTTTTTCCCGCAGCGCTAGAGCAAGCTGTTCTCCTTTTTCTTCCGCAATATCAGCAATGACAACCTTCGCTCCTTTTTCGGCAAACATAGTGGCAATGGCTTTTCCAATTCCATTCGCCCCACCAGTTATGATGACGACTTTTCTAGAGAAATTCACTGCTTCCCAACCTCTTCCCTGTTCATTTTTTTACCTTTTGAGAACAGTTGCGTTCATTGGCGATTCACCTACTAACAATAAGTATATCATCTATACGACGAGAATTCATTTGACAAGAAAAAAAGACCGCAGCAGTAGCGGCCTTCTTATAAAGGTTAACGGTATGGCATATAAGGAGCTGGATAAAACGCTCCGTACGGCGCCATCCCTCCATAATAGGAAGTTGGGCCATAATAGCCGCCTACCGGCATTCCCCCAAACGGCATCATTGGACCGTACATAGGATACGAAACAGGCGGAGCCATTCCTGCTGTTGGAAACATTGGTGCCGGAGCAGCAGGGCTTGCCATCCCACTAACGGTTCCCGGCATTTGCCCTGTATACGGGACAGCCATTTCCCCATCCTGCATCAGCGGCGGTGCAGGGGCATTGTTATCGCTCATCGGTAAGCTAGCACCGCCGACAGCCGTATGTGGCATCGTTCCCGGGTCAAACTGCATCGCCGGCGGAGCCATATCATAACCATCGTCATGTGTAACGAGCGGCATGCTATGTGCAGCTGGATAGCACCAATCGATTGGCGGGCAACCGTACATCGGCATCATCGGATAAGAAACAATCGGCATTGGTGCCGGCGGCGGAACATTAGGCGGAACATTCTCGGAAGCAATCGGCATCGATGCCGGCGGGACATTGTTGTCTACCCTCTCTATTTCATCATCTATTCTTTGTCCCCCATCATAGCCTTGTTCAGAAAAAAACGGATCATTCATATACGAATCCCAGTGATTCATATTCCTCTCCCCTTCATTTTTCTTCAGGCATGCCTATGATACATACCCATCCATATTGTATGTGAGAACAAGCAAAGGGTGTTTACCTAAACAAAAATGGGTATTTATCCTGAAGCGTTATTGCGTTACTATAATGTTTGTCACAACATTCATCGATTGAGGTGGGCAAACGATGGATGAAGCATTAGCAGCTAAGCTTCTTGATGAATTGCGTCATGGGAAGATTTCCGAGCTGCTAGTAAAAAAAGAAGATTTTCTTACCTTTCGCAACGTTCTTGTAAGACAAAGCGACTTTAAACATTTCCGCGGCATTGCCCAGCGGGGGGGAGACGTTATTTATCACTATCTTCAAACCCCACGAAGCTAACTGTTCATCCATTTCCAATGAATGCTGATTTCCTTATGTGGAAATCGGCATTTTTTCGTGACGGAGAAATTTCCAGCATGTCTATCAAACTAGCAATATCAATGGATGACGCGATTTTCCAACATTTAGATAATGATAGAATCGAAAATCCTTGTTACTCTAGTAACGAGTTCACAAGAAGGAGGGAATTTTATGAAAAATATAAGGAAATGGATGTTAGCTTCCGTTCTCTGCAGCGCCTTTCTATTTGGAGGCCATGCGGATGCAGCGACTACACATATAGTAAAACCAGGGGAAACGCTCTGGAAAATTGCCAAACAACATGGGGTTTCACTAAAACAGTTGCAAAAGCAGAATAATAAGTATACCGATTTGCTATTCCCTGGCGAAAAGCTAGTGATTCCGAATTCCACTATTTCTGCAAGTGAAAAAGATTTATTGGCCCGCCTTGTTCACGCTGAGGCGAAAGGAGAGCCGTATGCAGGAAAGGTTGCCGTAGCAACCGTTGTATTAAACCGTGTCGATCATCCGGATTTTCCAGATACAATTCGCGGGGTCATTTATGAGCGCTCTGGCGGTCATTATGCATTCACACCGGTGCAAAATGGAACGATTAATGAACCAGCCGACCGTGAATCATATTGCGCCGTTGAAGAAGCCCTTGCTTTTCGCGGTTTAGGAAATGGCTCCTTGTACTTTTATAATCCAAAAACGGCGAAAAGCAAATGGGTGAGCACAAGACAAGTCACTGTTGTAATTGGAAACCACGTATTTGCCAAGTAAAGAAAGGAGCTTGAGAACAGCTCCTTTCTTTTTTAATAAAAAACAGCAAAGCCCTTTACTTAAACAAGAAAATGAGGCAAACTATAACAAAAGAAAAAATGCAAAAAGGAGAATATGGATGATGAAAAAAGCAAAAATCGGCGATATTATCGAGTTTAAAAACGGATTGCGCGGAATTGTGGAAAAGGTGAATGAAAACTCTGTCATCGTGGATTTAACGTATATGGAAAATTATCGAGAATTAGATTTACAAGAACGAACCGTCGTCAATCATAAGAATTACAAAATTGTTGAATAAAAAGAAAAGAAGAAGAGGCTGCTTTCTAAAACAGCCTCTTTTCGTTTTTAGCAAAGAAATACACGCTGGCTGATCTGACCGTACTGGCTTGGCAAAAAAGTAGCGCTGTAAAATGAATCGGAAAAATGCTTTTAGGAAAAATACCGATTAACGGTTATCGACTTTTTCCGGATACAAATCGTGGTTCATTAAGCGATATTCTGCCATTTTCTCATACTTTGTTCCAGGACGGCCCCAGTTGCAGTACGGATCGATCGAAATGCCGCCGCGCGGCGTAAATTTTCCCCATACTTCAATATAACGCGGCTCCATCACTTTAATTAAATCGTTCATAATAATATTGACGCAGTCTTCATGGAAATCGCCATGATTGCGGAAGCTGAATAAATACAGCTTTAGTGATTTGCTTTCGACGCATTTTTTATCGGGAATATAGCTAATGTAAATCGTCGCGAAGTCCGGTTGTCCGGTTTTTGGCCTCTGTTTTAACAAACAGGTGGACTATATCTTATTCTTATTCAACTGCGATATTGAATAAGAACCCTTGCGCTTCCACCATAATGATGTATATTACATCATCATGGTGTACTCTACTCTCTTCCTCCAACACTACTCTTACTCGCTTCATGTTGGAGTGATTTCGATAGTCTCTGCACCTTCCTCAAATTTAGAGAACATTTGGATTTCCTAGTCTCCTGCATTCCCCCTAAATTTGAGGCTTGGCTCAGGGTTGGAGAAATAAGGTTCTAAGAGATAAAGAAGTTGGTTTTCTTCCCAGTTTCTAATAGCAAAGTTATCTTGCTTATGAATATGTTGATGGCAGGAAGGACATAGGCATTTATAAATTTTATCATGATGTTGTTTGTGAAAAATATGCATTTGAGTTATTACGGACATCGTATTTAATTGATTAACTTGGCTTAAATAAAAGCAAATGGCGTCAAAAATTTTAGTAAAAGACAAGACATGATGGCCATTGCAGGCTATTGTCTTTTTACCACAAGATTCACATGTATAATCTCTTTCAATAACAATATGCTTATTCCATGTATCCAATACATATTGTTTTACATATATACGATCAACTTCCTTATAAACATGTGAGCTATAAAATCCGCCTTTCCAATTTGAATTTTTTCGTCCTTTTTGCCTAGCAGACAAATTTTCCTTAAAACTGGTCGACCTCTTCACATTTTTATTGGAAAGCGAAATCTTATTTTTGATTTTTTGTGCTTTTTCCACCCCATGGATTTCTTCATACCGTTTATTTTTATACATGATCTCCGCTTTCCTCTTATTAGCAACGGAATACCTGTGCTTTTTTCTTTCTACAATATTGTTCCAAATTTCAATGCCATACCACTGAATAATTTTTTCTTTTTCAGAATGTTTGGGAAGCCCATGAATTTGACGCCATCTGTCAACACTAGACCAATCAAGCCCCCATTCTTTCGATAATTCATTAATACTTTTCCCCTCATAAATAAACTGGCTTATAAACCACTCTTTATCTCTCCAAGGAGTTTGCGACAATACAAGCACCTCCACGAACATAAGTTCTTATTGCTTGTATTGTATACCAACTCCCATACTATTTCTACTATTTTCTCCCTTATTCTCTTCCCCTGAATTCACAAGGTTTAGCCGACAGTGTCACCACTGAAGTGTGCCCTCATTGACACAAGCTCGTAAACTCCGGACAATTGAACTTCACGAAATAATCGCGGTCAGGGTGTTTGTTTTCGAATACTTCCAACACCTCTGGACTGTACTCGAATAAATATTTTGTCCCTTGATTCCCCAATAACGTAAGATTTTTTAACTCTTCATCTTTTCTACCTGCCATCGTTTTTTCCCCTTTCCTCATCGTTTTTGAATTTATACGCCGCGCTTGTTCCCCCACAACAGGGTGTGCAGCTGCGGCAAGACGCGCACGTCATTCAGCTCGTTCGACTGCGCCACTTTTTCCACGAGCCACTCCAGCCTTGCTAAAAGCTGCGTGCGCAGCGTGGCATCGTCCGCTTCTGTTGTATCGGCATTGCCGACTTGCAAATAAAACGGGATGCCCGGATAGCGCCGGTGCACCCTTTTTGCATAGTCGAAATCGATGTCATCGAACACGACGACCTTTAAGCTCATATGAGACGCCCGTCCCGCGTCCGCCAACTTTTTCACGATGTGATCGAGCATGGCAAAATCGGTATCCATGCCTGAACTTGGCGGTTTTGGCGAAATGGTTACCTCATCGATATGGTACAGCCATTCTTGCCAGCGGCTTCCTTGCGTTTCAACCGCAATGCGGATTCCTTTATTTTTTAATAATAATACAAGCTCTTCAAGCGCTTGGATGAGAACTGGATTTCCTCCCGAGATGGTCACATGGCTG is a window encoding:
- a CDS encoding YkvS family protein, with amino-acid sequence MKKAKIGDIIEFKNGLRGIVEKVNENSVIVDLTYMENYRELDLQERTVVNHKNYKIVE
- a CDS encoding cell wall hydrolase, with the translated sequence MKNIRKWMLASVLCSAFLFGGHADAATTHIVKPGETLWKIAKQHGVSLKQLQKQNNKYTDLLFPGEKLVIPNSTISASEKDLLARLVHAEAKGEPYAGKVAVATVVLNRVDHPDFPDTIRGVIYERSGGHYAFTPVQNGTINEPADRESYCAVEEALAFRGLGNGSLYFYNPKTAKSKWVSTRQVTVVIGNHVFAK
- the queE gene encoding 7-carboxy-7-deazaguanine synthase QueE; translated protein: MAKTIPVLEIFGPTIQGEGMVIGQKTMFVRTAGCDYRCRWCDSAFTWDGSAKEEIRPMTAEQIWERLYELGGDRFSHVTISGGNPVLIQALEELVLLLKNKGIRIAVETQGSRWQEWLYHIDEVTISPKPPSSGMDTDFAMLDHIVKKLADAGRASHMSLKVVVFDDIDFDYAKRVHRRYPGIPFYLQVGNADTTEADDATLRTQLLARLEWLVEKVAQSNELNDVRVLPQLHTLLWGNKRGV